The Silene latifolia isolate original U9 population chromosome X, ASM4854445v1, whole genome shotgun sequence genome contains the following window.
TATCGACTACGGAAGCATTCTtatgcttttctgacccttgagttcatgagctcgtttaaatacgagccggttgAGCAGACTGTGcaattccgtcttatgaacaccagttcCCTTTTAACCACGGACATTTTTGCCTCCCACCTtggtttggctaagcctcccaagggatctctccgtgacattccagctgagtgcggggtttgccgccttatgccctgCATTACCGGTGTAACGAaaaattttgtattgcgataactgaaatacaaaacaaggaaacaaaatgaatttttattaatatcataAAAGttcgtgtacaatctctaataatCCTCTGATTCTAACTAAACAAACAGGATACGCATGCACGATCCACGTAGGGTGTGCGCGTGCGTTTTGTAGTGGGTGCGCGTGTAGAGGGTGTATGCACTCTACGCGCGACGTTGACTTGTATTCTTGGAAGGGTCGAACGACTTGAGTCTCTCTTGaatgtttgaatgtttgaatattcgagtttgaatgtttgaatattcGAGTTTGAATGTTTGAGTTTTCTTGCGCAGGCGGCACGAGTTtgttgtgcttgttgactgcttacgTTAAATTTCACGAGATTTTCAGAGAGAATTCCAGagcttttcttttcttcaaatttttctatCCTTTCGAATGAAATGAATTTTGCCTCTATTTATAGATAATAGTTGGGCTTTTTTGCGGGCTTTGGGCCATTAGTCCCGTTTTCGGCTTGTTTGCAAAGTTGGCCCAAATTGACTTTTGTTTGGGCCCGAATAACTCAAAATGGCGCGAATTTGATTTAAAAaggacaaaataattaaattgagtTAAAATGTTCATTATTAACTCaaattaattcatttatttaatttttgacacttaaaataaattattagtgcctacaaattgcccccttGAGACTTTGTCATGCCCACTTTCGAAGTGTGTTAGCGTGACGGGGTCTCGACACATTCTTTTggtttgacttggaagtcgacgGGCATCCATCATGTTGCATCGATAGCATTTTTTTGGCCATCCTGTCATTATCTGACTTGGCGGATGACTGGCGGCTCTTCTCGATATTTATATCACCCTGGTCATTTTGTATCCTTGACGGACGACACTTGAATCTATGTCACCCTGGTCATTTTGTATCCTTGACGGATGACACTTGAGTTTATATCACTCTAGTCATTTTGTAATCTTGACACGTTGACAGTTGAGCAACGAATATCTTCAACTGATTACTTCACGAGTAGGAAATGTTTAAATTGGCACCACTGTCCCAACGTATCAAATTTCATTTGACTTGATAAAATACAATTTATTACACGGACTTGAGCAAATTGTTATTTTTTAGAGACAAAATGTTTTTTACTGGCTCTTACCAACGGTGGATCCGGCATAGATTTCCTTGTAGGGTAAGTATTCTCTTTTCCATCATACACTGTGTGTATATATATTCCATGTTGCTTTGTTGAATTTAAACAAAGGTAATAACCATTCATCTTGTTATCGTTTACTTGGGATTTATTTGCCCctttttttgtttgatttcttCCTTTGCTTTGATCTTTTGTTTTCTCTTTACTTCACTTCGTGCTGCTCTGTTCTTGTTCTCAATACCTTTGTTATTTGGTTGTGTCAAATTACCATGGTCTTTTCTTAGTTTTATGGTGTATGAACTGTAGCTGACCTTCCTCTACTTTATTTCATTTTCTCAGTGCATTGAAGAAATAAGCTGAGATTCATGGCCGTTGATGATTGCGGACATGAATTCGAAGCGACGAATTAAAGAACCGTTTTCGCCTTTTTGAACAACCTGTCAGCGAGTCACAGCTGCCAAGAACGCCACGCAGGTCCATTTATGTACCGCTTCGAAGTTGAGGATTATTTGCCACTGTTTTCATTCCGTTGGCCACATGCCTATTCACAGTGACGAGCTTGCTCATGACGGTCGTCGTAGCCTCATCCAGTACTTGGTCTAAAGGTCTATCATCAGGCGTGTAGTCTATCATCATGCTTGCCGTCGCCGAGTTTACATGTTACtccacctttttttttctttgtttggtCGTGTATATGACAGACTATTCATGATCATTGAGCCTTGGTTGATCTCCTGATTCTCGTCTCAGGACTAAAGATACAATAGCTTTGTCAttctttattttgcattttttggTTCTTGTTCTAAGGTCTGCATTTTGGGGAAGAAGAATTTTCATTCGCAATAATTTTGTTTGTTCAACTGGTGTTATTGCAGGGATTAAATGTTGTATGTTGGATCTTCGAATTTTCTTCTTGAGGATTTTATCACTGTGCACTAATAATCCATTTTTTTTATAGTTATCTTGAAATAAACTTCATTCATTGATCGTTGGAACCATTGGAAATTCTGTTGTTCTATGCCAGACGAGGATGGTCTATCAACCCTTGGAGATTTTATTATTCCAAGTAACATCATTCTACGTTTTCTTGGTCGTTTATTCCATGGAGaattcattgtttcaggagacggCCTTCCTTTGTCTTACCAGCTATCATGCAATCATGCAATGAACCGACCTATCAACAATTGAATATCATGTGAAGCCACATTTCATGGAGACCATCATATTACGTGTCGAGCCCGAGCCTGAGGCGTCGTCttgaagattttttttttcaggGAGATCATTCTGATTCTCATATGAGTTACCATGCAATGAACCCGTTAGGGTCATTTCGGTTAACATATGAGCCCATGATGTAGAGCACCGAACTGTCAAGCACTAAAGATTAATTTGGAGAGCTGATTTCAATTCTCACGTGAGCTACCATGCAATGAACCCTTTGGGTCATTTCGGTTAACATGTGAGCCACCATGGAGTGAACCCATCAACTGTTGGAGATGACGACAAGCATGTGTTATTTCAAATCTCATATGAACTACCACGCAATGAATCCACTGGGTCATTTCGGTTATCATATGAGTTATTATGGCGGCCAAGCTTTGGAGATTATTCACTCCAATGACTGAAGATTATGACAATGTGAAAACGATTTCGAAGTTTCTTCGAAGTATTATACAGTTACTTGAAGAAGATTATATTACTTGAAGATTCCTGAAGAGGGTGGAAGTCTTGAAGGCTATTTGAAGACGATGGAAGTCTTGGAAGACTATTTGAAGACTAATCAAGCTGCTTCTTGCTTCTCAGAACCGTTTAGGCTATATTGGAGCTCATCCATGGATTTGAAGATAACTAATGTATCTTGAAGTGTCTATAAATATTATTGAAGACTGGAGATTTAAAGGTAATTCAAGCCTCTTGAAGAGAAATGCTTCACGACGAGTATTGGAGTCTTTCAAAGACCATTGACGCTTTTGAAGACCGAATTATCTCATGGAGTTTCGTGAAGACTTGTTGAAGACTATTATCAAGGCTTTACGGAAATGGTGTTTGTGTGGAGGGATGACTGCACTCGAGCTACATGTTCACTCAAGCTGCCTACGTACTTGCAAGGTGACAAATATGACAACTCGCAAATATGACAACTCGCAAGATTAAGCCGACgtagttctttttttttttttttttttttttttaggtatgatacactttttttttcgtGGCTGCACTCAGGCTACATGTTCACCCAAGTTGCCTACGTACTTGCAAAGTAGAAACAGTACTTcacaagatcaagccgacgtagttcataGAGGTTTGCAGTTTTGACTCTTGCTTAGGAGCATGGCTTgcagtttacgctcttgcttaggagcatGGTGTTGTTTCAAGAGTAGTAACGTTTGAGAAATTTCCCATTTATTGGGCCTATGAGCACACCGTCTTCATCCGCAATCTTATATGCGCCATTTGTGTAGACTTCTTGTACCATATACGGGCCATCCCACTTTGAGGTGAATTTACCAACTGGCTTGTGAGAGGTGATAATTGGTCTTCGTATTGCAAGGACTAGGTCTCCTAATTGAAAAGAACGAGGATGtacttttttgttgaatgctcgCGACAACCTTACTTGATAACATTGGAGCTTCTGTTGGGCATCTAGTCTTTTTTCATCGAGTGCCTCTAACTCTGCTAAACGCAACTTGTCATTTTCATCCTCTGTAAGTTCCTCTTGAATAGCAATGCGTAAGGATGGGATCTGCATTTCTAACGGCAACACGGCTTCTACTCCATACACTAACGCATACGGGGTTGCTTGAGTAGGAGTTTTGTATGTGGTGCGATAGGCCCACAATGCCTCGCCAATTCTTTCATGTCAATCTCGTTTTGATTTTGCTACTACTTTTCTCAACAAGTTGCAAAGTGTCTTGTTAAAGCCTTCAGCCAAGCCATTTGCAGGAGCGTTGTATATCGATGACTTGTACTGTCTGAACTTGAACTTCTCTCCTAAACTTGTCATCATATGGTTATCGAACTGTTTCCCATTATCAGTTATGATACGTTGTGGTACACCATATCTATATATTATTTGAGTTCGGATGAAATTCACAACATTTTCCTTCTTGACTTCCCGTAATGTGATGGCTTCTGCCCATTTTGAGAAATACTCAGTACCAGCGAGAATATACTCGTGTCCATTCGAGGCTTTCGGAGTAAGAGGTCCCACAATGTCAAGTCCCCAAGCTTCGAAGGGCCATGAAGATACAGTCGGGTGTAATGGCTCCGGTGGCTGATGTATGAAGTTTGCGTAGAACTGACAGGGTTGACACTTTTTTGCGAAGTCCATGCAGTCTTAAACCATGGTTGGCCAGTAATACCCCATTCTCTTTACACGATCATAAAGTTTAGGTCCAGATTGGTGAGCGCCACAAATTCTAGAGTGAGCTTCGTGCATTGCTTCAGTAGCTTTATCTTTATTTAGACACCTCAACAAGTGTCCTAAGAAAGAGCGTCTGTAGAGTGTCCCTTTGTAATGAAGAAATTTTGGAGCACGTCGGCGTACCTCTACCTTGTGCCTGGGATCATCGGGTAATTTTTGGTGGTCCAAGAAATCGATGATAGGCTGGCGCCAGTCATCTTCATCAGCCGTGTAGACGCAAATCATGGTTGTTGTACCTATATCTTCTACTCTTTCAAGCAAAGATATTGCCCAGCGATTGCAGACTGGCACTTGCATAGATTCTTCTGCCCCCAATGCCAAAGTGGCTTAAAGGTTAGCAAGCTCGTCagccaacttattggcactcctCGGTACATGACCAATATTGATGGAGTCAAGTGGATTAAGCAGTTGCAGCGCCTATCGATGGTATggaatcaagtcttcctttctTACCTCATACTCATCGAGGACTTGGCTGATCACCAATTGTGAGTCTCCGTAAATATCCATGTCCCTTACGCCTATTTTAATTGCCATTTGAAGACCTAATATCAAAGCTTGGTATTCTGCCATGTTATTTGAGCAAAGCTGTGTGAGTGTAAATGAGTATGGCATTACATGGTTTTGCGGAGATATGAACACAACTCCTGCTCCAACTCCGTCTCGCCTTGCAGCACCGTCGAAGTACATTTTCCATGGAGGTAAAATGTCCACGTAAAATATTCCTTCTCCTGGTAGTTCGTCTGAAAGTTCCCACTCTGTCGGGACTAGATGATCAGCGAAGAAATCTGCAATAACCTGACCTTTTACTGCTTTTTGAGACACAAACACTAAGTCGTATTGTTTAAGTAACACTGCCCATTTCGCAAGTCTTCCAGATAAGACTGGTcttgagagtatgtacttgattggatcAGCTTTTGAGACCACGTGTATGGTATGCGCCTGCATGTAGTGCCTCAACTTCTGGATGGCGAACACCAAAGCAAGACATATCTTCTCTATGGGCGAGTAATTTAATTCAGCTCCAACCAAGGTACGACTCAAGTAGTAGAGTG
Protein-coding sequences here:
- the LOC141617066 gene encoding uncharacterized protein LOC141617066; the protein is MQIPSLRIAIQEELTEDENDKLRLAELEALDEKRLDAQQKLQCYQVRLSRAFNKKVHPRSFQLGDLVLAIRRPIITSHKPVGKFTSKWDGPYMVQEVYTNGAYKIADEDGVLIGPINGKFLKRYYS